CGGAGCCGGGCCTCCTCGGGCAATGCCGTGCCCAGCATCTCCCGCTGCATGTCGGTATCGCGCGGGGCGGATATGCCACAGGCGCCGAGCGCCGCCTGGACGAGGCCCGAGCAATCGATCCCGTCCGCACCGCGCCCGCCCCATAGATAGGGCATGCCCAGGAAGCTTTCGGCGACGGTGACCGGATCTCCGGACAGCGCGTCGAGCGGTGCGACATGGCGGCGATGGATGAACCCCGCGCCGGTATCGAGAAAGGTGCCGCTCAATGTGCCAGCGACGCGCGCGCCGAAGGGCAGGGTGGCGATCGCCGGCGTCTTGATCGAGGGGCCGGCGAAGACCAGCGCCTCGCGGACGCTTACTTTGTGGCTGCGCTCTGAGGGGGCGCCAAGAAGGGCCGCCGGCACATAGCCGACATAATGATCGTGGAGCGAGAAGCCCCAGGCCCAGCCGCCGGCTACGTCAAGCGCCGCGAAGCCTTCCCCCGGCAGCAATTGGGACACCGCTTCGGCATCGGCGCCGGCAGCTTTGCGCATCATCGTCGCCGACGCCGCCATCAGCGCCATCGGGGTCGCATAATGGGGCGCGAACAATGCGCCGGCCAGGGCTACATCGGCAATGTCGGGGCGAAAGGCATTGACCCGTGGATCGAGCCTGCGGGTCGGTCCATCCAGATGAAAGGCGGTCGCAGGCCCCCGGCCGCCCGCGGTGCCGTCAGCCGCGAACCTTCTCGAGATCGATGGACTTTCCGAAGGCATCGAGGAAGGCGGCCCCTTTTTCGGTCTTGGCGACAAAGATGTTGCGACGGTCATTATCGTCGCGTTCGCGGCGCAGATAGCCGAGCGAGCCCAAGGTATTCAAGGCGCGCGTTATCACCGGCTTCGACACGCCGAGCTGTTGAGCCAAGCCGCGCACCGTATGAGGCCCTGGGGTGATGTAGCTGATCAGCAGCAGCGCCATCTGCCGGTTCGTCAAGTCCGGTTGGCCCGACCGAACATAGGAGACCAGCGCCCGCATCCAGGAGGAAAGCTGATTTTCGGCCATTGCACGCACCCTCACAAAAAAAG
The sequence above is drawn from the Rhizorhabdus dicambivorans genome and encodes:
- a CDS encoding C40 family peptidase — protein: MPSESPSISRRFAADGTAGGRGPATAFHLDGPTRRLDPRVNAFRPDIADVALAGALFAPHYATPMALMAASATMMRKAAGADAEAVSQLLPGEGFAALDVAGGWAWGFSLHDHYVGYVPAALLGAPSERSHKVSVREALVFAGPSIKTPAIATLPFGARVAGTLSGTFLDTGAGFIHRRHVAPLDALSGDPVTVAESFLGMPYLWGGRGADGIDCSGLVQAALGACGISAPRDTDMQREMLGTALPEEARLRRGDIVNFPGHVGLMVDENNLLHANAHWMGVVIEPLADVVARLEHSHDRPILSRRRMEA
- a CDS encoding MarR family transcriptional regulator, which gives rise to MAENQLSSWMRALVSYVRSGQPDLTNRQMALLLISYITPGPHTVRGLAQQLGVSKPVITRALNTLGSLGYLRRERDDNDRRNIFVAKTEKGAAFLDAFGKSIDLEKVRG